The following coding sequences are from one Bradyrhizobium sp. WSM471 window:
- the pgm gene encoding phosphoglucomutase (alpha-D-glucose-1,6-bisphosphate-dependent), whose protein sequence is MADVHPAAGKQASPDALTNVPQLVTAYFAGKPDVADPAQRVAFGTSGHRGTSFKTSFNEGHILATTQAICDYRREKGLTGPLFIGIDTHALAEPALVSAIEVFAANGVDIMIDKDGGYTPTPVISHAILTYNKGRTSGLADGVVVTPSHNPPEDGGYKYNPPHGGPADTDATSVIEKRANAYLADGLKGVKRIDYARARKAANVHAYDFITPYVADLGNVIDLDLVKSAGVNIGIDPLGGAAVHYWHPIIERYGLKATVVNKAIDPTFRFMTVDWDGKIRMDCSSPYAMASLIAMRDRFDVAFANDTDADRHGIVTRTGGLMNPNHYLATAISYLFAHRPNWGKDAAIGKTVVSSSIIDRVAKKLGRKLVETPVGFKWFVDGLLTGGFGFGGEESAGASFLRRDGTVWTTDKDGIILGLLAAEIMAKTGRDPSQLFNDLTAEFGMPHYARIDVAATTPQKNILKSVTPEQLGLKDLAGDPVRATLSKAPGNGQPFGGIKVETDFGWFAARPSGTEDVYKIYAESFRSPEHLKAIQQEAQAGLAKVFGA, encoded by the coding sequence GTGGCTGATGTTCATCCCGCGGCGGGCAAGCAGGCCTCGCCGGACGCGCTCACCAACGTTCCGCAGCTGGTGACGGCCTATTTCGCCGGCAAGCCTGATGTCGCGGATCCCGCGCAGCGGGTGGCGTTCGGCACCTCCGGCCATCGCGGCACCTCGTTCAAGACCAGCTTCAACGAGGGCCATATCCTGGCGACGACACAGGCAATCTGTGATTATCGACGTGAAAAGGGGCTGACCGGCCCGCTCTTCATCGGCATCGACACCCATGCGCTGGCCGAGCCTGCGCTGGTCAGCGCCATCGAGGTGTTCGCGGCCAACGGCGTCGACATCATGATCGACAAGGACGGCGGCTACACGCCAACGCCGGTGATCTCGCATGCGATCCTGACCTACAACAAGGGCCGCACCTCGGGCCTTGCCGACGGCGTCGTCGTCACGCCCTCGCACAATCCGCCCGAGGACGGCGGCTACAAATACAATCCGCCGCATGGCGGACCGGCCGACACCGACGCGACCTCCGTGATCGAGAAGCGAGCCAATGCCTATCTCGCCGACGGCTTGAAGGGCGTGAAGCGCATCGACTACGCCAGGGCACGCAAAGCTGCGAACGTCCACGCCTATGACTTCATCACGCCCTATGTCGCCGATCTCGGCAACGTCATCGATCTCGACCTGGTCAAATCCGCCGGCGTCAATATCGGCATCGATCCGCTCGGCGGCGCCGCCGTGCATTATTGGCATCCGATCATCGAGCGCTACGGCCTGAAGGCGACCGTGGTGAACAAGGCGATCGACCCGACCTTCCGCTTCATGACGGTGGATTGGGACGGCAAGATCCGCATGGACTGCTCATCGCCTTATGCGATGGCGAGCCTGATTGCGATGCGCGACCGCTTCGACGTCGCCTTCGCCAATGACACCGACGCGGACCGCCACGGCATCGTGACGCGCACCGGCGGCCTGATGAATCCGAACCATTATCTCGCGACCGCGATTTCCTATCTGTTCGCGCACCGCCCGAACTGGGGCAAGGACGCCGCGATCGGCAAGACCGTGGTGTCGAGCTCGATCATCGACCGCGTCGCGAAAAAACTCGGCCGCAAGCTGGTCGAGACCCCTGTGGGCTTCAAATGGTTCGTCGATGGCCTCCTCACGGGCGGCTTCGGCTTCGGGGGCGAGGAGAGTGCAGGCGCCTCGTTCCTGCGCCGCGACGGCACGGTGTGGACCACCGACAAGGACGGCATCATCCTCGGCCTGCTGGCGGCCGAGATCATGGCCAAGACCGGCCGCGATCCGAGCCAGCTCTTCAACGATCTCACCGCTGAGTTCGGCATGCCCCATTACGCGCGCATCGACGTCGCCGCGACCACGCCGCAGAAGAACATCCTGAAATCCGTCACACCGGAGCAGCTCGGCCTGAAGGATCTCGCCGGCGATCCCGTCCGCGCCACCCTGAGCAAGGCGCCCGGCAACGGCCAGCCGTTCGGCGGCATCAAGGTCGAAACCGATTTCGGCTGGTTCGCCGCCAGGCCCTCGGGCACCGAGGACGTCTACAAGATCTACGCGGAGAGTTTCCGCAGTCCCGAGCACCTGAAGGCGATTCAACAGGAGGCTCAGGCAGGATTGGCGAAGGTGTTCGGGGCGTAG
- a CDS encoding aromatic ring-hydroxylating dioxygenase subunit alpha has protein sequence MTKPFPMNAWYAAAWDADVKPALLPRTICGKHVVMYRKADGSVAALEDACWHRLVPLSKGRLEGDTVVCGYHGLKYNAQGRCTFMPSQETINPSACVRAYPVVERHRYIWLWMGDPALADPALVPDLHWNHDPAWAGDGKTIHVNCDYRLVLDNLMDLTHETFVHGSSIGNEAVAEAPFDVTHGEKTVTVTRWMRGIEAPPFWAKQLGKEPGKSGLVDRWQIIRFEAPCTIAIDVGVAPTGTGAPEGDRSQGVNGFVLNTITPETEKTCHYFWAFVRNYQLGEQRITTEIREGVSGIFHEDELILEAQQRAMDENPDRIFYNLNIDAGAMWTRKLIDKMVAKENPPQHLQAAE, from the coding sequence GTGACAAAACCCTTCCCGATGAACGCCTGGTATGCCGCCGCCTGGGACGCCGACGTCAAGCCGGCACTGCTGCCGCGGACGATCTGCGGCAAGCACGTCGTGATGTACCGCAAGGCCGATGGCTCGGTGGCCGCACTGGAGGATGCCTGCTGGCACCGCCTGGTGCCGCTGTCCAAGGGACGGCTCGAAGGCGACACGGTCGTCTGCGGCTATCACGGGCTGAAATACAACGCGCAAGGGCGCTGCACCTTCATGCCCTCGCAGGAGACCATCAACCCGTCGGCCTGCGTGCGCGCCTATCCGGTGGTCGAGCGTCATCGCTACATCTGGCTCTGGATGGGCGATCCCGCGCTGGCCGATCCCGCGCTGGTGCCCGACCTGCACTGGAATCACGATCCCGCCTGGGCCGGCGACGGCAAGACCATCCACGTCAATTGCGACTACCGCCTCGTGCTCGACAATCTCATGGATCTCACCCACGAGACTTTCGTGCACGGCTCGTCCATCGGCAACGAGGCGGTCGCGGAGGCGCCGTTCGACGTCACCCATGGCGAGAAGACGGTGACAGTGACGCGCTGGATGCGCGGCATCGAGGCGCCGCCGTTCTGGGCCAAGCAGCTCGGCAAGGAACCCGGCAAGTCCGGCCTCGTCGACCGCTGGCAGATCATCCGCTTCGAGGCGCCGTGCACCATCGCCATTGATGTCGGCGTGGCGCCGACCGGCACCGGCGCGCCCGAAGGCGACCGCTCGCAGGGCGTCAACGGTTTCGTGCTCAACACCATCACGCCGGAGACCGAGAAGACCTGCCACTATTTCTGGGCCTTCGTTCGCAACTACCAGCTCGGCGAGCAGCGCATCACCACCGAGATCCGCGAGGGCGTCTCCGGCATCTTCCACGAGGACGAACTGATCCTCGAGGCGCAGCAGCGCGCGATGGACGAGAATCCTGATCGCATCTTCTACAATCTCAACATCGACGCCGGCGCCATGTGGACGCGCAAGCTGATCGACAAGATGGTGGCAAAGGAAAACCCGCCCCAGCATCTCCAGGCCGCGGAGTAA
- a CDS encoding GntR family transcriptional regulator, which yields MAEREVDRSVSQTVKAQLALRDQLLSGSLRPGERISELQAVETTGASRTPVRMALVRLEEEGLLEAIPSGGFMVKAFSERDISDSIELRGTLEGLAARFAAERGVSARELEPLKECLAAIDELLRQVPISVDAFSSYVTLNARFHALLTELSRSPPLIRQIDRASSLPFASPSGFVMAQSALPEAQQILFIGQEHHRVVIDAIENREGARAEAVMREHARLAVRNLRLALRNRTHLDLLPALALIKSATD from the coding sequence ATGGCCGAGCGTGAGGTCGACCGCTCCGTCTCGCAGACCGTGAAGGCGCAGCTCGCGCTGCGCGACCAGCTCCTCTCGGGCTCGTTGCGCCCCGGCGAGCGCATCTCCGAGCTCCAGGCGGTGGAGACGACCGGCGCCTCGCGCACCCCGGTGCGCATGGCGCTGGTGCGGCTGGAGGAGGAGGGCCTCTTGGAGGCGATCCCCTCTGGCGGCTTCATGGTGAAGGCGTTCTCCGAGCGCGACATCTCCGACTCGATCGAGCTGCGCGGCACGCTGGAAGGGCTCGCCGCGCGCTTTGCCGCCGAGCGCGGCGTCTCCGCGCGCGAGCTCGAGCCGCTGAAGGAGTGCCTGGCCGCGATTGACGAATTGTTGCGCCAGGTCCCGATCTCGGTCGATGCGTTCTCGTCCTATGTCACGCTGAACGCGCGCTTCCACGCCCTGCTCACCGAACTGTCGCGTAGCCCGCCGCTGATCCGGCAGATCGACCGCGCCTCGTCGCTGCCGTTTGCGTCCCCGAGCGGTTTCGTGATGGCGCAGTCGGCGCTGCCCGAGGCACAGCAAATCCTGTTCATCGGGCAGGAGCACCACCGCGTCGTGATCGACGCCATCGAGAACCGCGAAGGCGCCCGCGCCGAGGCGGTCATGCGCGAGCACGCGCGGCTTGCGGTGCGCAATCTGCGGCTCGCGCTACGCAACCGGACCCATCTCGACCTGCTGCCGGCGCTGGCGCTGATCAAGTCCGCAACCGATTGA
- a CDS encoding PDR/VanB family oxidoreductase: MRFIETWSPATLVSTRDLAPGIREFLIRPDQFDGAAYPVGSHINISVTIDGQPETRSYSLVGEASSRGLRIAVRRAEDSRGGSRYMWSLQPGARLDVTTPASLLAVDWARQNYCLIAGGIGITPILGAAQALARRGADVTLHYAVRSRTEAAYLDDLAATLGDRLVVHASDEGRRLDLDALFASVPKEALALFCGPMRMLDAARHAWIGAGHPLPDLRYETFGSSGTLPTETFRVRLKGSDVELEIPRERSMLDVLNASGHEVMYDCKRGECGLCAIDVVAIDGEIDHRDVFFSDHQKQSNQKICACVSRARGTITVDTLLRADPV, encoded by the coding sequence ATGCGCTTCATCGAAACCTGGAGTCCGGCCACGCTCGTCTCGACGCGCGATCTCGCGCCCGGCATCCGCGAATTCCTGATCCGGCCGGATCAGTTCGACGGCGCCGCCTATCCGGTCGGCAGCCACATCAATATCAGCGTTACCATCGACGGGCAGCCCGAGACGCGGTCCTATTCGCTGGTCGGGGAAGCCTCGTCGCGGGGTTTAAGGATCGCGGTGCGCCGCGCCGAGGATTCACGTGGCGGTTCGCGCTATATGTGGTCCTTGCAGCCGGGCGCGCGGCTCGACGTCACGACGCCCGCCTCGCTGCTCGCGGTTGATTGGGCGCGCCAAAACTACTGTCTGATCGCCGGCGGCATCGGCATCACCCCGATCCTCGGTGCGGCGCAGGCGCTCGCGCGGCGCGGCGCCGATGTCACGCTGCACTACGCGGTGCGCTCGCGCACCGAGGCCGCCTATCTCGACGATCTCGCCGCAACGCTCGGTGATCGCCTGGTCGTTCACGCCAGCGATGAGGGCAGGCGGCTCGATCTCGACGCCCTGTTCGCCTCGGTGCCCAAGGAAGCGCTGGCGCTGTTCTGCGGCCCGATGCGGATGCTGGATGCCGCGCGCCACGCCTGGATCGGCGCCGGCCATCCGCTTCCCGATCTCCGCTACGAGACGTTCGGCTCCAGCGGCACGCTGCCGACCGAGACGTTTCGCGTGCGGCTCAAGGGCTCAGATGTCGAGCTGGAGATCCCGCGCGAGCGCTCGATGCTGGACGTGCTGAATGCCAGCGGCCACGAGGTGATGTACGATTGCAAGCGCGGCGAATGCGGCCTGTGCGCCATCGACGTGGTTGCCATCGACGGCGAGATCGACCATCGCGACGTCTTCTTCAGCGACCATCAGAAGCAAAGCAACCAGAAGATCTGCGCCTGCGTCTCGCGCGCACGGGGCACCATCACGGTGGACACGCTGCTGCGGGCGGATCCGGTCTGA
- a CDS encoding bifunctional diguanylate cyclase/phosphodiesterase: protein MRTQTTSYFARLFAGDLSAFGGPATDEAVTGHIRAEQMSLVLGYSVGIMLANACNAIVLAIALWQSPDRMFALIWALTVAGAAIAFGLQSHAARRITKPQFVSRRAMHRLVRNAALLGAAWGIVPVAFFAGASTGGQLVITCLCSGMLAGGALAFATIPIAAIAFTAPIFLGIAICLGRNGDLAFLLIAFLVVVYGSVLLRGVFVNSFAFARRVMRQIEAERSVRQDPLTHLPNRVAFSETLDGALKRLSLSGEEFAVLLLDLDRFKEVNDKFGHPAGDEFLVEIASRLQRCTRAAEHVARIGGDEFALVMANLVRPEDALEIAERFVAAFDEPFRIEGRQIVGATSVGIVLAPRDGNTPLDVMKNADAALYRAKKAGPGTVCFFEEADDRSSRDRKALQSDLEGAIARDELFLVFQPFLDLGGNRITGFEALLRWQHPQRGLVPPSEFIPIAEETGLIHEIGEWVVRRACAMVAEWPKEIRVAVNFSAAQFHNNGLLQIIVQALADAKVAPHRLEIEITESMLLSKYGSAASVLNALLELGVTVALDDFGTGFSSLTYLRKLPFSRIKIDQSFIRDMLVQPDCAAIVKSVIGLARDLRIGVVAEGVETADQLEYLRQIGCDEVQGYLISRPVSADGVLALLETKKLRATYAA, encoded by the coding sequence ATGCGGACTCAAACGACCAGCTATTTCGCGCGGCTGTTCGCCGGCGATCTGTCGGCCTTTGGCGGTCCCGCAACCGACGAAGCCGTCACCGGCCATATCCGCGCCGAACAGATGTCGCTGGTGCTCGGCTATTCGGTCGGCATCATGCTCGCCAATGCCTGCAACGCCATCGTGCTGGCGATCGCGCTGTGGCAGTCGCCCGACCGGATGTTCGCGCTGATCTGGGCCCTCACAGTGGCCGGCGCCGCGATCGCGTTCGGTCTGCAATCCCACGCCGCGCGCCGCATCACCAAGCCGCAATTCGTCTCGCGCCGCGCCATGCACCGGCTGGTGCGCAATGCCGCTCTTCTCGGCGCCGCCTGGGGCATCGTCCCGGTCGCGTTCTTTGCAGGCGCCTCGACCGGCGGGCAGCTCGTCATCACCTGCCTCTGCTCGGGAATGCTGGCCGGCGGCGCGCTTGCATTCGCCACGATCCCGATCGCGGCCATCGCATTCACGGCGCCCATTTTCCTGGGGATCGCCATCTGCCTCGGCAGGAACGGCGACCTCGCCTTCCTGCTGATCGCCTTTCTCGTCGTGGTCTACGGAAGCGTGTTGTTGCGCGGCGTGTTCGTCAATTCATTCGCGTTCGCACGGCGCGTGATGCGGCAGATCGAGGCCGAGCGTTCGGTGCGGCAGGACCCGCTGACCCATCTGCCCAATCGCGTCGCCTTCAGCGAAACGCTCGATGGCGCCTTGAAACGGCTCAGCCTCTCCGGCGAGGAATTCGCGGTGCTTCTGCTCGATCTCGATCGTTTCAAGGAGGTCAACGACAAGTTCGGCCATCCCGCCGGCGACGAGTTTCTGGTCGAGATCGCGAGTCGCCTGCAACGCTGCACCCGCGCGGCCGAGCATGTCGCACGCATCGGCGGCGACGAGTTCGCGCTGGTGATGGCCAATCTGGTGCGGCCGGAGGATGCGCTCGAGATCGCCGAGCGCTTCGTCGCGGCCTTCGACGAACCGTTCCGGATCGAGGGCCGCCAGATCGTCGGCGCGACCAGCGTCGGCATCGTGCTGGCGCCGCGTGACGGCAATACGCCGCTCGATGTCATGAAGAACGCCGACGCCGCGCTCTACCGCGCCAAGAAGGCCGGGCCGGGCACGGTCTGCTTCTTCGAGGAAGCGGACGACCGCTCGTCCCGCGACCGCAAGGCGCTGCAATCCGATCTGGAAGGCGCCATCGCCAGGGACGAGCTGTTCCTGGTGTTCCAGCCATTCCTCGACCTCGGCGGCAACCGCATCACCGGCTTCGAGGCGCTGCTGCGCTGGCAGCATCCCCAGCGCGGGCTGGTGCCGCCGAGCGAGTTCATTCCCATCGCCGAGGAAACCGGCTTGATCCACGAGATCGGCGAATGGGTCGTCCGCCGCGCCTGCGCGATGGTTGCCGAGTGGCCCAAAGAGATCAGGGTCGCCGTGAATTTCTCGGCCGCGCAGTTTCACAACAACGGCCTCCTCCAGATCATCGTGCAGGCGCTTGCGGACGCAAAGGTCGCGCCGCACCGGCTCGAGATCGAGATCACGGAATCGATGCTGCTGTCGAAATACGGCTCGGCCGCGTCCGTCCTGAATGCGCTGCTGGAGCTCGGCGTCACCGTGGCACTCGACGATTTCGGCACCGGCTTCTCCTCGCTGACTTACCTGCGCAAGCTGCCGTTCAGCCGCATCAAGATCGACCAATCCTTCATCCGCGACATGCTGGTGCAGCCGGACTGCGCCGCGATCGTGAAATCGGTGATTGGGCTCGCGCGCGACCTGCGCATCGGCGTGGTTGCGGAAGGCGTCGAGACCGCCGACCAGCTCGAATATCTGCGCCAGATCGGTTGCGACGAAGTTCAGGGTTATCTCATCAGCCGGCCGGTGTCGGCGGATGGCGTCCTGGCCCTGCTCGAAACGAAGAAGTTGCGGGCGACATACGCGGCGTAG
- a CDS encoding DUF1254 domain-containing protein yields MDITRRNVTTGGMSLLAGASTATSTRAEHGEFFGIGDGLEEFALATDAYIFGYPLVTMEMTRRIITNVATPVGTRAPMGQIIKLRKYPDASFRDVTAPNADTLYTTAFFDVGKEPWVLSIPDMKDRYALFPMLDGWTTVFQVPGKRTTGTGAQTCAITGPGWKGELPAGATEYKSPTSIVWLLGRIYCTGTPEDYAEVHKLQDEFKLAPLSAYGKPYTPPAGTVDQSLDMKTAVREQVNRMGAVAYFTLLCELMKSNPPTTADAPQIAKFARIGIVPGQDFDASKLKADFVKRVPEVGFDRIMLQFKVNKDVKDENGWAFTTKTGIYGTDYLMRALVTAIGLGANRPQDAVYPTSQKDAEDRKYSGAHKYVMHFAKGQLPPALGFWSVTMYNGEYFFVANPIDRYSISARQNLKSNPDGSTDLYIQNESPGKDKESNWLPAPSGDFVLMMRLYWPSEKAPSIIDDSWKLPPARKVS; encoded by the coding sequence ATGGACATCACCCGTCGCAATGTAACGACTGGAGGTATGAGCCTGCTCGCCGGCGCCTCCACGGCCACGTCAACTCGTGCCGAGCATGGTGAATTCTTCGGCATCGGCGACGGACTTGAGGAGTTCGCACTCGCCACAGACGCTTATATCTTCGGCTACCCTTTGGTGACGATGGAGATGACGCGGAGAATCATCACCAACGTCGCGACGCCGGTCGGGACGCGGGCGCCGATGGGCCAGATCATCAAGCTGCGCAAATATCCCGACGCGTCCTTCCGCGACGTGACGGCGCCGAATGCGGACACGCTTTACACGACTGCGTTTTTCGATGTGGGCAAGGAGCCGTGGGTGCTCAGCATCCCCGACATGAAAGACCGTTACGCGCTGTTTCCGATGCTGGACGGCTGGACCACGGTGTTCCAGGTTCCGGGCAAGCGGACCACAGGCACCGGCGCGCAAACCTGCGCGATCACAGGCCCTGGCTGGAAAGGCGAATTGCCGGCGGGCGCCACGGAGTACAAATCGCCTACAAGCATCGTTTGGCTGCTTGGCCGTATCTATTGCACCGGAACGCCGGAGGATTACGCGGAGGTCCACAAACTCCAGGACGAATTCAAGCTGGCGCCGCTGAGCGCCTACGGCAAACCGTACACGCCGCCGGCGGGCACGGTTGATCAATCGCTCGACATGAAGACGGCGGTGCGCGAGCAGGTCAACCGCATGGGCGCGGTGGCCTATTTCACACTGCTCTGCGAACTGATGAAGAGCAATCCGCCTACGACCGCGGATGCACCGCAAATCGCCAAATTCGCCCGGATTGGCATCGTACCGGGCCAGGACTTCGACGCGAGCAAGCTCAAGGCGGATTTCGTCAAGCGCGTGCCCGAGGTCGGCTTTGATCGGATCATGCTCCAGTTCAAGGTCAACAAGGACGTCAAGGACGAGAATGGCTGGGCCTTCACGACCAAAACCGGCATCTACGGTACCGACTACCTGATGCGGGCGCTCGTCACCGCCATTGGACTCGGCGCCAACCGGCCGCAGGATGCCGTCTATCCGACTTCGCAGAAAGACGCGGAAGACCGGAAATACAGCGGCGCGCATAAATACGTCATGCACTTTGCCAAGGGCCAGCTTCCGCCGGCGCTCGGCTTCTGGTCGGTGACGATGTACAACGGCGAGTATTTCTTCGTGGCCAATCCGATCGACCGCTATTCGATCAGCGCGCGACAAAATCTGAAATCCAATCCGGACGGCTCGACCGATCTCTACATTCAGAATGAATCCCCGGGCAAGGACAAGGAGTCCAACTGGCTCCCGGCGCCCTCCGGCGACTTCGTTCTGATGATGCGGCTGTACTGGCCGAGCGAAAAGGCTCCCTCCATCATCGATGACTCCTGGAAACTTCCGCCGGCGAGGAAGGTGAGCTGA
- a CDS encoding transporter, which yields MMRATSRQTCQLWLILLSFGAAMAPLGCVSDAAYADESGVSYWLPGRFSSLAAAPAVPGWSMAEVYYHTSISAFGATAAAREIRLGGIPRTVNVSLDLHLNAQADLLLLNPTYTFATPLLGGQFAIGVTGLFGRSSAGLNGTLMAGIGPFGATRSGSIGDSITSIGDLYPQATLKWNTGVHNFMTYVTGDIPVGAYDPNRLANLGIGRGAIDGGGGYTYFNPQAGHEFSAVVGLTYNFKNNDTQYQNGIDFHFDWGASQFLSKQVFVGLVGYAYQQITDDAGQHPILGGFRSRVLGVGPQVGFLFPVRDMQGYLNLKGYGEFAAANRPAGWNTWLTFSI from the coding sequence ATGATGCGCGCCACGTCCAGGCAGACATGTCAGCTCTGGCTCATCCTCTTGAGTTTCGGCGCTGCTATGGCGCCACTCGGTTGCGTGTCCGATGCGGCATACGCGGATGAAAGTGGTGTTTCGTACTGGCTCCCCGGCCGCTTCAGTAGCCTCGCGGCAGCCCCCGCGGTGCCGGGCTGGTCCATGGCGGAGGTATACTATCACACGTCCATATCGGCGTTCGGGGCCACAGCTGCGGCCAGAGAAATTCGGTTGGGCGGAATTCCAAGGACAGTGAACGTCAGTCTGGATCTACATCTCAATGCGCAGGCCGATCTCCTGCTGCTCAATCCGACTTACACGTTCGCGACGCCGCTGCTGGGCGGACAATTCGCCATCGGCGTGACGGGCCTGTTCGGGCGATCGAGCGCCGGCCTCAATGGGACGCTGATGGCGGGCATCGGACCGTTCGGGGCAACCCGCTCGGGGAGCATCGGCGACTCCATCACTTCCATCGGTGACCTCTATCCCCAGGCGACACTGAAGTGGAATACAGGCGTTCACAACTTCATGACTTATGTGACGGGCGACATTCCAGTCGGCGCCTACGATCCAAACCGCCTTGCCAATCTCGGCATTGGCCGCGGCGCTATCGATGGCGGCGGCGGTTACACCTACTTCAATCCGCAAGCAGGGCACGAATTTTCCGCCGTCGTGGGACTTACCTACAATTTCAAGAACAACGACACCCAATATCAGAACGGCATTGATTTTCACTTCGATTGGGGCGCTTCCCAGTTTCTCTCGAAGCAGGTCTTTGTCGGGCTGGTGGGATATGCCTATCAGCAGATCACCGACGATGCCGGACAACACCCGATCCTCGGTGGCTTCCGGTCACGCGTCCTCGGCGTAGGCCCTCAGGTCGGCTTTCTGTTTCCTGTTCGAGACATGCAGGGGTACCTCAATCTGAAGGGATACGGTGAATTCGCTGCCGCGAACCGGCCGGCGGGCTGGAATACCTGGCTGACGTTTTCGATTTGA
- a CDS encoding nuclear transport factor 2 family protein, with protein sequence MPSRDVVEAFAKRLEDGDFVGAILDYCTPNAATCENQAEPLVGRDKLAAKERGVLAAFKEVKAVRIGPSLIEGDHVATRWTFRFTNAEGIIRTLDEIAWQTWRDDKLIEERFYYDPKQLGR encoded by the coding sequence ATGCCGAGCCGTGATGTCGTCGAAGCTTTTGCCAAACGATTGGAGGACGGGGATTTCGTCGGGGCGATCCTCGACTACTGCACGCCGAACGCTGCCACCTGTGAAAACCAGGCCGAACCCCTCGTCGGACGCGACAAGCTCGCGGCCAAGGAGCGCGGCGTGCTGGCAGCCTTCAAGGAGGTCAAGGCAGTGCGCATCGGGCCGAGCCTGATCGAAGGCGACCATGTCGCCACGCGCTGGACCTTCAGATTCACCAACGCCGAAGGCATCATCCGAACGTTGGATGAGATCGCATGGCAGACCTGGCGGGACGACAAGCTGATCGAAGAACGGTTCTATTACGATCCGAAGCAATTGGGACGCTGA
- a CDS encoding TetR/AcrR family transcriptional regulator has product MAKQAERRAATSEAILTAARRLFGTQGFAATTMDEIAEAAHVAKGAVYHHFKTKEAVFEAVFDQVSRDLVAEIDSTARAEKDVLAAMVAGTQHYFAATAKGPTSQIILRDGPAVLGWERWREIDAKHFGGKLPRAIAAAMEAGLIARQPVEPLARLLLGAVTEAAVACAGRADIARAGAEYARAFRSLVEALRVAA; this is encoded by the coding sequence ATGGCCAAACAGGCGGAGCGGCGCGCAGCGACATCGGAGGCGATCCTGACGGCGGCGCGCCGCCTGTTCGGGACGCAAGGCTTTGCCGCGACGACGATGGACGAGATCGCCGAAGCCGCCCACGTCGCCAAGGGCGCGGTCTATCATCACTTCAAGACCAAGGAGGCGGTGTTCGAAGCGGTGTTCGACCAGGTCTCGCGCGATCTCGTCGCCGAGATCGACAGCACGGCCCGTGCCGAGAAGGACGTGCTCGCCGCGATGGTCGCAGGCACCCAGCATTATTTCGCCGCGACCGCCAAGGGCCCGACCAGCCAGATCATCCTGCGCGACGGCCCGGCCGTGCTCGGCTGGGAGCGCTGGCGCGAGATCGACGCCAAACATTTCGGCGGCAAGCTGCCGCGCGCGATTGCGGCGGCGATGGAGGCCGGCCTGATCGCGCGGCAGCCGGTCGAGCCGCTGGCCCGGCTGCTGCTGGGCGCGGTGACGGAGGCCGCGGTCGCCTGCGCCGGACGCGCCGATATCGCAAGGGCGGGCGCGGAATACGCCCGTGCATTCAGGTCGCTGGTCGAGGCGCTGCGCGTCGCTGCATGA